In Homalodisca vitripennis isolate AUS2020 unplaced genomic scaffold, UT_GWSS_2.1 ScUCBcl_4657;HRSCAF=10960, whole genome shotgun sequence, the DNA window GAAAAATGGGAGGCCTACCCTACTAAAGGAGTCCAGAGGTTCTATAAAAATGGCTCACACCTTGACTCTAGAGAATTTGGTATTTATGGACCAGGAGTTAACCTAGCTGGAACAGGTTAACTGGGAAAACACGCCACGGTCTTCCAAGTGGAAGTCGTGGCAATAGAATCATGCGctagaagactcatacaaataaGGCCAAAAAAAGCAGAATATTTAATACTCTCTGACAGCCAGACTGCACTAAAGGCACCTGACGCCTTTTCGTATGATGCAAAAAAGTTTGCGAATGCAAGAATGCTCTGGTAGAACTGGCGAAGAAAAACAGAGTAACATTTGGTTGGATGCCAGGCCATGAGGGCATTCATGAAAACAAAAAAGCAGATACCCTTACCAAAATAGGTACAGGATCCCTTATGGTAGGGCCTGAGCCAGGCTGTGGAGTAACCTTAtcctacagcaaagctcttgtaaaagattgggaaagGAGGATCCAATATCTGGAGTAGGGCCTGAGGATTAAGAGAGTCAAaatgcaatctaggtgaagaggtattctcattgtctcatcaggcgcACAATTAATGGCACAAATGACATGGCTTGTGGATGCTCCATTCTGCATGGACAAAGGTGGTGTTGAGTATAGTACACTGCAACTTTAACTTTCAGATTTCcttctatataaaacaaaaaaagaccCACCATGTTATCAGTGGTCACTTGGACGAGAGTGGTGTTTGACACTTTTGTCATCAagcaacaattaaaatgtaatcagtaaggttcaaagggttaaaagtaaAGTATTCATACACatagtgatataataaatatcctaaagattaataacagtaaaattatcTAATTCCTTCTGCTAAAATTATGGTTTTCcatcaatattgaaaataagcaaatttatttaaactactaAAGCTAGATTTAATCAGTTACAGTTTCAGCATTagatgttctttttattttagttattttattctgatatttttatcatatcAAATGAAACTACAAactgaacaaatatttttgtatacttttcaagctgctttattttactatatttatttttctgttggaATGGTATTTTATGGAGTTATTCGTCAATATTTTTAGGGGTCAATTACATTCAAGGAAGTACCCAGCAAGGGgttccaaggggtccggaccctccccaaaatgttaaatttgttccATCACTTTTttagcaaacaattattattattgaaataattcagtattactgacatgtactgctgacaGATTGTTCTTAACATTAAAAagagtcaagaactttttaaggaacaaaatgaggaaAGAGCGGTTGattgcacttgccttactttatGTCCACTACAGGAAATATCAGCCGTCTTGAACCCTCCCCCaagaaaaagtttaaagtttagcTACGTTCTTGATCACACTGacgaaaatatatgaatataagtacaataattgaatggttcttataaACACTACTACTAAGTTTATTGTGCACATTTAAGAACCTTGCCATCCTTTCGAGCCAATACAGAGTTAAGGATGAAGTCTGGTGGAGCAAGGGCCTCTACAAGACTGACCGCCTCAGGTCTCAGATCGGTGCAGAGCTGCAGTATGGCAGAGTTGATGTTATCAGCCAGCTGGGGACCTTCGCAATACCCTCCTGTAAAAAGAACAATGTGccttaattatgtaattttgtttataagcaAAAATTATTCATGAAAAGGCTACAAAAGGGCTTTGTAAGCaatagtgttattaaaatttgaactgAATCTGATTCATTTGTGCCAATAAACAGCTTCAATGCAGAGCAAGATGGCATACCGCTGATATGTTGCAGTGACATCAGAACCTTTTGTAGCAACGTTACAAAATAAGCGTAACTTGTGTTCTCAGTAATGTATAGCCTACAGGTGTCCAAAGAGTCTCCTCTCCAATTAGCTTTTGAACAAATATATCAACCATTATCCATGGAGAGATCGTTATAAGactataaatcttttttttatattagaactTCATCCCACAAACATTAAATGGGAGGTTTGGGAgatgttaacattttttatttaaacacccATCAAGTTACCTCTCATTTTAAAAACTCTAGTAAAAGAAGAACCATgctaaaaactacaaaatctatcTCAATCCAGCACAAAATGGTGGCCTATCAACGTTTTCATAAATGACCTTTTCCAAACTTGTTTACCAAGTACTGATATTAATCTTTTGTTCAATCACAAGTGTAGGCTTGGTTTACATTCATGCAGCTACGGCTCGAGACCTAGCAACAGGCATGAGACAGACAGAAGTCATGTGATATTGACCACATCCCTTCCTTTCTCTCAATTGTTTTTTAACCACATCATAGGAAAAATCATAGCACTGAGCGTAGCACTGCACCTGTCAAACTTTGCACCTTGTTTATTCCCTAGATTGTGTATCTTTTATCACACAAAAGCGATTCTCCATATCCACAATGACTATCTAAAAATAGTAGCAGGGATGGGCACATATCAATTTGTTTATTTGCAAGTGGAGATTTTCATGATGAAGATTTTTAGGGTCATGTGGAGACCCTGGTGTAACCCTGACAGACACAAGATATAAATCGTCATATTATAGGAGTGAGAAGGAAATGATCCAAGAGATCATATGAATTCTACATTTACACTGTTCATAAGGCTACTCAGCATACTACATGTCCTGTACTTAGTACACCTACCTTGGTAGAGGCTGCTAAGATGGGACTGTAGACAGGTGAGAGCGTAAAGGTAGTAGAGGTTCTCCAACACTGGCCGCAGATCTGCTTCACTGTTTTCACAGTGGCTCCAGAAGTACTTCAGTACGTTATTCTACAAAGATACAATTAGCTAATCTACAATTGAAAAATCCAGCTTTACATTCAAGCTATACTGTAAAATAATGCGTAAAATCAACTAAAGTAAAATGCTAACAGGCCACAACAAGTTGATATACTCAATTCAGATGCTCATTCTAAAACAAATTTGGGATCATATGTTTTAGTGCTACGTAATGGctgtatatttctaaattaaacattaaaacattagtaaAATAGACTCACAATACATACCAATGATTGATTTAGTGACTACTACCAATTCGGAAAAGGGTTTGCAAATGCTATCTTGTCGGAGAACCAAAAAGTGAAGTATCAgtcaaactttgttttttaaataaatgaagaaaatggCACACACCTGGGCAAAAGCAAGGGAGAGTGTGTGAGCGTGGAACACCTGACTGAGGTTCCTGGCTGTGAACCTGTCCGACTGTGCAGTGAGCGAGTCAACCTTGGCTTGTGTAGTCTCCAGCAACCAACAGACTAGCCAGTCAAATGTCTCCTCAACAACTGCAGACATAAACATACTCAACTGAGAAGTAACCTATTTCAAGGATATGATAGAGAGACATGTTTTAGTCCGAATGAGCAGTAAGTGAGTCGACCTTGGCTTGTGTAGTCTCCAGCAACCAACAGACTAGCCAGTCAAATGTCTCCTCAACAACTGCAGACATGTTTTAGTCCGTCTGAGCAGTGAGTGAGTCGACCTTGGCTTGTGTAGTCTCTAGCAACCAACAGACTAGCCAGTCAAATGTCTCCTCAACAACTGCAGACATGTTTTAGTCCGTCTGAGCAGTGAGTGAGTCGACCTTGGCTTGTGTAGTCTCCAGCAACCAACAGACTAGCCAGTCAAATGTCTCCTCAACAACTGCAGACATAAACACACTCAACTGAGAAGTAACCTATTTCAAGGATATGAGACATGTTTCAACTACGTTGTCAATACTTGtccaataaattattacagataattaaattgaattagttataataaataccaaatttatCTTGAGTAATCATGAAAACAgtcattataataacaaaatacaaggGTTGTCCGAAAAATAACagatgttttgaaattaaaaattaataaagtgaaaataacaaatgttgttatttacattttgaaggTAAATTATTAggctacttttctacataatcaaGCTTTATAATACCCTCTCTGTAGAAATCTGCCACTTGCGAGTTCAACCACTAGTTTACATCAGCATGCAGTTCAGCGTTAGTGTCAAATCATTGCGTAGCGAGCCATGCCTTCATCGCTAGAAACACGTAGTCTTTGGTACTCTAAGtacattttacttaaatatcatcatatttatttataaaaattgcgacctcgtggcgtcgcgcccggaaggtgggaccttatagaggaataatccgtggatccgccactagattccgtctattccaaaacctaaccagctttgatgactaaataaatattaataatttgggtatagttccgaaaggttccctaacaaaatactactaaaatctagaccacccacgctaacttctcccggtccaccctgtTCAAAAGCTGCACAATGACTCTctgtgtgcacaacctccggtcacagcctgaaaacctagcaggaaccatcctaccagaacctgttcggaagaattccggatggtaggaggctcctattgtttgagctaaaggctagaggtcggcgcagctggctatagcgttcgcggcaacagacggataacgcgcgccaaattcaaaactgtagcggcactcgccgcatcctcccctccttctccgaggagttcgaaggcttagccattaagagtggtagaaagggtgagaggaaagttatttggaagtgaaccagttaaagttaaattgagccaaaaatcttaaactagaacgcagagtttactaaaatattcaaataacactaccatgcagaaaggcggtgcagaaaccgcgcccattctcgctgaacagctccagtcctcaaccacagacaacttcaacccataagtggaaagcaactaagatctatctatcaccaatatgtcacctacctgctaaatacttctaactcttccaaggttaaggttgggcttctttaaaaagtttaattaaattatagaagatagtCTAGGTAAAAGGAATGAGGattctggaaaccgtgtttgactgagaatcacgaccttcattcagccccatcatcagactcagatttccctccaaaattaggccaagtaggaaaggagaagttaaggaaattttattcttgtgtaactcatagaatatttcttccatcgtagctggccataatcctagtcctgttccccttacttccctccccccctcccgcagcgggagacaagcctgctgccaacaagccaatctaccggacgcagaatgagagggagtgaaaggtccccatgacctctctggaagaacatatacaattcattgttttgttcatattctttcaatatttgaaatacagaaaaggtggtgaaaagatgaaatggccattggaaaaataaatcccaatctaaatgatgaggtctcccagtgactacagtcataagaggcaaggaaagaggagaattggtctgctaacaagttctttaaacttatctaccctattagtttttcaagattgtttggtgacatatggcgagtagttttccctaaatggagtgttcagatcgagaaggaatgggccaacaaacaataactcaagagaaaaaaaaaactcctgttggctcagagttagtaggccaggaaatgattggtaataaccattaatatgtggataggataaccactctgtataactaacacatacaaataaatatacatataactgaccattataaggtcgtaacacgcatgctcgaaaatacaaagtaatatctatcacgaaaaaacatacacgaacactaaattacacagagataaacatttatagcaataaataaggtttgactaactggcgtgagtgcttcgctatagctttagcctagttgtatataggagaaaactttgttgaaaagtcgactataagggaaatgctaaataatgtcggttctaaagcatttatcgatacaaattattctctatccctaaatgccttaagttataacttaacaaaaaaaaattaattaaaaggatagagatagttaaagatgtgttaatgaagtgtgtttggggttgcgcataggaggcaatgagactgtcgctgctcccattatagattactgaaaaaatatataaataaatgctaaatcaaggaagctgtaaatacttcaaacaaaaaaaaatttaaacggcagatctcataaccacccatccccgtgtaagtgtatagtagacagtttggaccaaacatcagaattgccaaacccaacaccaggtagcaagaggagagcacgcgcaggtgaactccttagccaaatccacctcagtgtcaggcacagccaccaatgcagggtcccaatgaagagtagaaaaagaaaaggaaatgttatttgtaaggtgtaataagaaagaagaatgaaaataaactcaaattaaacctaatatcacaatggctttttcggaacagaggaaatatctagtggcagatcattgtcgtggagttgggagaatgcactttttaatatgggatacatgtgctgatctaacaaatttcttggtttttgggtcacgcaaggcaactgttacaggggaggtaaaggtctcaatttccaaaggtttagaccacataggctgcaacttggctgagatgtgtttgggtgcattactcaggttaaatagtcgatacataactgtatcacccactctaaagggaacctGTGCTCGACCTTATTCTAACGGTAACTATGGAGTTACGAAACTTAAGAACAGGTACCCTGGTTATAGTTCTTTTAAGGTTAGTGTTCCCGTTACCCTCTGGGAAAAAGTGTATGATGCAGATTTCTGGCCAGTTGGGACTTATGTGGCTCGTTTTCGATATAATCAGAAGAATAATTCTCATAATGTTCCTAGTGAGTCTTTTTTGGAATCAAACCATGGTGTGAGTTTGGTAACTTAGGCCTACCAAAGTTTGCAGTTAGGGTGAGTGATCCAATTCCTTCTCAATCTATATCTGGTTCGAAATTGGATGTAAATTTTGTGCACATAAACACtcagtcaattaaaaataaagttaacgaGTTGGATGTTTTCCTTGAGGATGTCAATTGTGACATACTTTGCATTAACGAACACTGGTGTGTGGACGATGAAATATTGCTTTATCAACCAGCAGGTTTTCTACTAGCTGCTcgttattgtaggcctacttcatTTGGCGGAGTGGCAATCTTtgtgaaaaacacttttttacatgcGTTTGAAGTTGTTGACATCCATTGCCTGTGTGAAATTAAGCAATTTGAAGTCGCTGTGATAGTTTTTCCTACTTTGCGCTTACTGACTGTGTCTGTATATCGTACACCTGATTCGTCAGTCGACATCTTTACAGAGAAGCTGGCTAATCTTattgactttgtaaataaatacagaaatttcaAGATGATAATTGCGGGCGATATAAACATGGATCCAAAAAGTGACGACCCTAAAGTgcaaaactttgtaaatattcTACGATCTCTTGATTTTGTCTGTTTAAATTTCCAGCCCACCCGCCTTGCCTCCtgtcttgataattttatcaCTAACCTACACCCCTCAATGCTTACCTGTGAAATTATCCAACCTCATCTTTCTGACCATTGtgcattacttttaaattataatatgcaacACCTAACCTCATCttctgaatattttcaaaatagtcaCGGTACATTTGAAACACATAGGCCGTTGAGCAAACCTTGTCTAGATAGACTTAAGCATAGGTTAAGATCTGTAACCTGGGATAGCATCTTTTTAACAGTAACTAATGTTGAGTTAGcttttcaaacttttctgcaagttttatctgattgtttgaatgaaTCATGCCCtctaaaaaaagaaaagtctTGTCAACCATAGTAGGCCTAGATATAAGTCAAAAAGCTTAAAGTTGAACTGGTACACTCCTCTGCTAAgggaaataaggctattgctagaCTTAAGTCATGAAAAAGGAAGGACTGATCCTCAGTGCATGGCAATTCATGGTAGgcttaagaaaatgtataggcaggaaattattttggctaaaaaaagagcaaatgaaaagtttatttttgagtcaCACAATAAATGTAAGGCTGCATGGAAAGTTATAAACGCTGAAACAGGTCGTGTGCCTAACAAAGCCAAAGAAAAAATCCCAATAACAGCTGatgattttaatagcttttttattaatgttgttaatgtgttaaaaaatagcTGTGATATTTTAGATGTAGCAAGTTCTGTTGATATGTTGAAATCGTCAGGTATTAAACCCCCTGGCCTGTGTAGTTTTAAGTGGACAGTTGTAAATAGTAGAGATGTATATAGTTCTGTGTATAGGTTAAGTAATTCCAGATCAGAAGATGTCTATGGACTTTCCAACTttgtattaaaggaaatattagatGTTATAATCTATCCTTTAACACAGCTGATAAACTGGGTGCTTACTGATGGAATATATCCACAGtgccttaaaataacaataacggtACCTTTGCATAAGAAGGgtgacaaaatgaatttaaaacaattatcggCCTATTGCCCTAGTACCCGTTATATCAAAGTTAATAGAGACTATTGTGAAAAACCAATTGGAATATTATTttgagtacaataatttgatttcttcatctcagtatgggtttaggaaaAATCTGTCAACTGTTAAAGCTGTAGATAATATTGTCTCTTATGTATTGAATAACTTTGAAAATAAGGAAGAAACAGCTGCTGTGTTATTGGACTTAAGTAAGGCATTTGACGTTGTACCTCATGATGAactcattcaaaaattgaaatattatggtctGGAGAACAATGCTTTGTCTTTGATTATGTCTTATTTGAGCAATAGACTTCAGCTTGTCAAAGTAGGTGACCAGAGATCAGGACTTAGGAGGGTAGCAagcggggttccccagggctcagtcttgggccccttcttgtttactgtcttcattaatgatctccctAAATTTGTCCCTGGTAAGGTTgttttgtatgctgatgatactactctgTTATCATCAGACagagactcaaaattaaatgatgtcATTATGGGCTATATGAGGGAAAGGTCCTATCTCTGGTTCTCtgctaataaattaactgttaataataacaagaccgaggaaattgtctttagtttacgTAATGCTGAAAATAAGTCTGTAAAACTACTTGGTATCAATTTAGACTCAAAGCTTAACTGGGGAATCCAtacaaaccatttatgtattagattagcaAGAGtgatatttctactaaaaaaactaaaattgtatacaagtctTAATCTAGTCATTAGTGCATATTacgctttttttaatgtacaccTTCTGTATGGGGTTTTACTGTGGGGCAACTCTAGTGGAGCCAAGACTGTGTTTAAGTGGCAAAAGAAAGCCATACGCTGTATAGTAGGAATTAGCGACAATGAGTCCTGTAGGCCATTTTTTGAAGAACTGGGTATACTTACgcttccatgtatatatatattacacagtttagtttttgttaaggaaaatcttgactctttcaatcttagaagctttaaccatgaatacaacactagaattaaaaatacaattgatgtacaatatgctaggttaagtaaaactcaacagaactatgcaataaccggagctaggctattcaataagttaccattaagtgctagatcaatttctgttggtaggtttaagaatgttgttgcagagtggctcaagagaaaaacgttttattctgtagatgagatttttaatgataattttagtgacttacaattttaaacttttaacgtagatatagattgtatttattttaggctctgtaggcctacttagtgatatttttaatatcacacttgactttgtcaatacaattttgtaattgttggacgacaataaaatgattctgattctgattctgacctttattatactgtttggatactttatccttagcacggatcagattgtctagagctttactccatctctgttccatgtttctaggttcagaattaggttctagaagttggtcaagattccatttattttccaaaggagtgcggatagtgtatcccaaaaatatttcagagggtgatgtgccagtgctctcgtgcttagaagaattaaaggcggtttgaaaataatgtaggttttcatcccactgagtattgtctttgtggtggaaaattcgcaaggcaactccgatgtttttgttcacacgttcagcgtgcgaacttttcgggtaataaggagaagtcctaatgtgtttaatcccaagctcatcgcacatgtttttgaactgatgagatttgaaacaactgccagaatcagagacaatagactggggaaacccaaagtaggaaaataggcCTCGTTTAAGGGCATTTACTGTAGTTAGAGCTGTTGAATTCTTAGTAGGGATCATGACTGAATATTTGCTAAATGCGtctacaatggttagtagccactggtgaccacgtttagttctagggagaggaccaacatagtcgatcatgatcttttcaaaaggtctttgtgctaaatcagacgatagataaccatattttgtgtttggggcttgcttacagcgctggcactgcaagcatgatt includes these proteins:
- the LOC124373026 gene encoding peroxisomal acyl-coenzyme A oxidase 3-like — its product is MFMSAVVEETFDWLVCWLLETTQAKVDSLTAQSDRFTARNLSQVFHAHTLSLAFAQNNVLKYFWSHCENSEADLRPVLENLYYLYALTCLQSHLSSLYQGGYCEGPQLADNINSAILQLCTDLRPEAVSLVEALAPPDFILNSVLARKDGKLYENLIESFTSQSDGMGRPEWWREIVPRSKL